GAGAAAGTTCTGTTTCCTAACTCAAAGTACCAAGAACAATCTTAACTTTTACGTccagtgacagcagcaaagaagaaaaataatttattttgactAAAGAGCAGCGAATGATGCTGTGAGAAGGTTTTATAGTTAAATCCTTCTTTTCCTTGCAGAACTAAAGCTCAGGAGCAAAGCACTTACAGATACAAACAAAGGCCACAATTTTATAGAGAGTGCACACATTTAAGTTTGTATATCCAGTAGGCCTATCTGTGTTTCAAATTACGTCTCGTTTTGTAGGATCAGAGACAAAACCAGacagcaaaacacaaaccagCAAACAAGTGAATCAGTGCTTTCTGAGATAGGCCAAATATTATCTCAAAactagagaaaataaataaatattacttGCAACACATTCCAGTCCTGCACTATCCTTATGAAAATGACTGTGATATTTAAGGGTTATTTATTGTGTATTTAAGGGTCCACTGATCAGAGTGCTCACTGTTTACATTGCAGCCACTTCTAAAAGGAGACCTTAGATGTGACAGACGCTCAACtacttttgaaaattttcagattttcatttacattttcaaatttttaaaagctgaatttagTAAGtgttatttagaaaaataatttttaaaaaacgAACAAGCAAATATCTAGCCCATGCCACTTGTGGAAAGTTGACAGGAGAGACAGAGAACCGGAACATTAAACATAATTTGAAAAGTAACAGCATGACCTATTAGTCAGGAATactattttaataattttaaactagCAGTATACCAGCAGTACATTTTATTTACTCAATGGTAAAAGAAGGAAGACAGTTTATTTCCTCCGTCACAATTTAGGACTTGTATTTTCACGTTAGACAAACGACCAATATTCCAATCTTTACACTCGTCTTCAATAAACTGGTAAAAGAAAGGGGGGACACGAATCCTTAGCCAGCTCGTTGGAAGTGTGCCGTACAGAAGTGTGCCATTAACTCGTCCTATCTCCACCCGCAGCATTTTGGGCCTCAGGAGCGGCTGTCACGGTGTCACTGAGCGCCGCTCCAGTGAAGCGGCAGCGCCGCGCAGGCCCGGGCAGCGGAGCGGCCGCGCTCGGCCCGACCGAGCGCCTTCCTCGCAGGCCCTGCCGGAGGCTCCCCCCACCCGGCCGTACCTCGGGGCTCAACTCCCGGCCTCCGTCACAGTCCCAGAGGAACACAAGGGCACATTTGGGCACGGGATCGATGCCCCCGGGAATTCGGGCCGAGCCGggctccgccgccgccccccggcaCCTCGGGCAGGCGGGCGCGGCCCCAGCGCGGCGCGGCTGCGGCGCATGCGCGGGCCCGTCCCGCCCCGCGGCGGGCGGAGCGCTGAGGCGGCCGCGCTGGGGGCGCTCGGGGCCGCGGGTTCTGCTGTGGGCGTTCCGCAGCTCCTCCGGCTGTCCCG
The nucleotide sequence above comes from Oenanthe melanoleuca isolate GR-GAL-2019-014 chromosome 2, OMel1.0, whole genome shotgun sequence. Encoded proteins:
- the LOC130248803 gene encoding uncharacterized protein C10orf95-like encodes the protein MLILGLRSGCHGVTERRSSEAAAPRRPGQRSGRARPDRAPSSQALPEAPPTRPYLGAQLPASVTVPEEHKGTFGHGIDAPGNSGRAGLRRRPPAPRAGGRGPSAARLRRMRGPVPPRGGRSAEAAALGALGAAGSAVGVPQLLRLSRLGTQLACAPRHPSAQSLCPQRASAPQSRLPARRGCAEGCAAVIAAMGALGSFVPIRRLIGKRYLDL